A single window of Fusobacterium sp. SYSU M8D902 DNA harbors:
- a CDS encoding IS110 family transposase gives MIFVGIDIAKKKHFAAAMDSNGQILFEPFSFNNDIQGFSLLNSKIKDFNKEKIIIGMESTAHYAENLIFFLFNLGYKLAIINPIQTSNIRKTNIRKTKTHKVDTYLIIKTLMFNNVRYLTSYDIKTLELKTFCRARRKLVQACASVKIQLNTYIDQLFPELHDIFKSGIHTKSCYQLLKEFTTPKAISKAHFTRLTGLLSKASKGHYGKDDAKRLKEIAKSSVGIENNALVLRVIHAIRQIELLTLQISEIESSIESSMKEINSVVKTIPGVGSLNGAMIISEIGDINRFDSPCKLLAYAGLDPSVVQSGNFTARSTRMSKRGSPTLRYALINAAFNVSLNNETFKKYYNLKISQGKSHFNALGHTAHKLVRVLFKLLKENIEFKVS, from the coding sequence ATGATTTTTGTCGGTATTGATATCGCTAAGAAAAAACATTTTGCTGCTGCTATGGATTCTAATGGTCAAATTCTTTTTGAACCATTTTCATTCAACAATGATATTCAAGGATTCTCTTTATTAAATTCTAAAATTAAAGATTTTAACAAAGAAAAAATTATCATTGGAATGGAATCTACTGCACATTATGCTGAAAATCTTATATTTTTTCTTTTTAATTTAGGATACAAACTTGCTATCATTAATCCTATTCAAACTTCTAATATCAGGAAAACTAATATTAGAAAAACAAAAACTCATAAAGTTGATACTTATCTTATTATTAAAACTTTGATGTTTAACAACGTTAGATACTTAACTTCATATGATATTAAAACCCTTGAGTTAAAAACTTTTTGTAGAGCTAGAAGGAAACTTGTTCAAGCTTGTGCTTCAGTAAAAATCCAATTGAATACATATATAGATCAGCTTTTTCCTGAATTACATGATATTTTTAAATCTGGTATTCATACAAAGTCTTGTTATCAATTACTGAAGGAATTTACTACCCCTAAAGCCATTTCAAAAGCTCATTTTACTCGCCTTACAGGGTTATTATCTAAAGCTTCAAAAGGTCATTATGGTAAAGATGATGCTAAAAGACTTAAAGAGATAGCAAAATCCTCAGTAGGCATTGAAAACAATGCCTTGGTTCTGAGAGTCATTCACGCTATTAGACAAATAGAGTTATTAACTCTCCAAATTTCTGAGATTGAATCTTCGATTGAAAGCTCAATGAAAGAAATCAATTCAGTTGTAAAAACTATCCCTGGTGTAGGTAGTTTAAATGGTGCTATGATCATTAGCGAAATAGGAGATATCAATCGTTTTGACAGCCCTTGTAAACTACTAGCTTACGCAGGATTAGATCCAAGCGTAGTACAATCAGGAAATTTTACAGCAAGAAGCACAAGAATGTCTAAAAGAGGTTCTCCAACGCTAAGATATGCCTTAATAAATGCAGCATTTAATGTAAGCTTGAACAATGAAACATTTAAAAAATACTACAATTTAAAAATATCTCAAGGAAAAAGCCACTTTAATGCATTAGGGCATACAGCCCACAAATTAGTAAGAGTACTCTTCAAATTATTAAAAGAAAATATTGAATTTAAAGTATCTTAA